One genomic window of Echinimonas agarilytica includes the following:
- the rph gene encoding ribonuclease PH, whose protein sequence is MRPNDRTPQQTRPIKFTRNFTCHAEGSVLVEFGDTKVICTASVEESVPRFLKGKGQGWVTAEYSMLPRATHTRGGREAARGKQGGRTLEIQRLIARALRACVDLNAMPDISITLDCDVIQADGGTRTASISGACVALADAINGLVAQGKLKKNPMKFMIAAVSVGIVGEDPLCDLEYVEDSAAETDMNVVLTEHGDIIEVQGTAEGEPFSFAQLDQLLELAKGGIDAIVVEQKKALED, encoded by the coding sequence ATGCGTCCAAATGATCGCACCCCGCAACAAACCCGTCCTATCAAGTTCACTCGCAATTTTACATGTCATGCCGAAGGATCGGTTCTCGTTGAGTTTGGTGATACTAAAGTCATTTGTACAGCATCGGTTGAAGAGTCTGTGCCGCGCTTTTTAAAAGGCAAAGGCCAAGGCTGGGTCACCGCTGAATACAGTATGTTACCGCGTGCAACGCATACCCGAGGAGGTCGCGAAGCGGCACGAGGAAAACAAGGCGGGCGCACGCTCGAAATTCAACGCCTTATTGCGCGGGCCTTACGTGCATGTGTTGATTTAAATGCCATGCCAGATATTTCAATTACGCTCGACTGCGATGTAATTCAAGCCGACGGCGGTACACGTACGGCTTCTATTTCTGGTGCATGCGTAGCACTGGCCGACGCGATCAACGGCTTGGTGGCGCAAGGGAAACTGAAAAAGAATCCCATGAAATTTATGATTGCAGCCGTATCTGTGGGTATTGTGGGTGAGGATCCGCTGTGTGATCTTGAATATGTTGAAGATTCTGCTGCTGAAACCGACATGAATGTCGTGTTGACCGAACATGGCGATATTATTGAAGTGCAGGGTACCGCCGAAGGTGAACCCTTTAGCTTTGCTCAATTAGACCAATTACTAGAATTGGCGAAAGGTGGCATTGATGCCATTGTTGTAGAACAGAAGAAAGCGTTAGAGGATTAG
- the glgC gene encoding glucose-1-phosphate adenylyltransferase, which yields MRHLNKPAHYINEYARESIAFVLAGGRGTRLGSLTRVRAKPATPFGGKYRIIDFTMSNCINSGIRRVGVMTQYNALGLISHLQRTWGHLVSERGEFVSLLPAHLGTSNNWYTGTADAIYQNLTLLEHNSAEYVVILAGDHVYSMNYLPMIEAHAKSQSDVTIACIETPAKYADQFGVVQTNHEGTITQFVEKPKDPSPYVQEDGNVLASMGIYVFSRKALIEMLEEDHQNEHSSHDFGNDILPKALHTHKLSTFRFRDENGDIGYWRDVGTIEAYYDASMELVAPVPRLNLYDNQWPVWTYQEQLPPVKLTHDSEGQHASARDSLISAGSVFVGSRISRSLCCYNVRIDAGSEVHQSILLPNVHVGKNCVIHHAIIDEGCEIPDGIVIGEDAEDDSNRFSITENGVVLVTRETLENL from the coding sequence ATGCGTCACTTAAATAAGCCTGCTCATTACATTAATGAATATGCACGAGAGTCTATTGCATTCGTTTTAGCCGGTGGTAGAGGAACCCGTCTGGGTAGCCTTACAAGGGTAAGAGCGAAACCAGCCACGCCTTTTGGTGGAAAATACCGAATTATCGACTTTACCATGTCTAATTGTATTAACTCAGGTATTCGCCGAGTTGGTGTCATGACTCAATACAATGCACTCGGCCTCATTAGCCATTTGCAACGCACATGGGGCCATTTAGTGTCGGAGCGAGGCGAATTCGTATCGCTACTTCCTGCTCACTTGGGCACATCCAACAACTGGTATACCGGCACCGCAGATGCCATCTATCAAAATCTCACACTGCTCGAACACAATTCCGCCGAATACGTGGTGATACTCGCCGGTGACCATGTGTATTCAATGAATTATCTGCCAATGATTGAAGCTCATGCTAAAAGCCAATCGGACGTCACGATTGCTTGTATTGAAACGCCAGCGAAATATGCCGACCAGTTTGGAGTGGTACAAACAAACCACGAAGGCACGATCACCCAGTTTGTTGAAAAACCTAAAGATCCCAGTCCTTATGTGCAAGAAGACGGCAATGTACTCGCGTCAATGGGTATTTATGTGTTCAGTCGAAAAGCGCTCATCGAGATGCTCGAAGAAGATCATCAGAATGAACATTCGTCGCACGATTTCGGCAATGACATTCTGCCCAAAGCATTGCACACGCATAAATTATCGACGTTTCGCTTTCGTGATGAAAATGGCGATATCGGGTATTGGCGTGACGTGGGCACCATCGAGGCCTACTACGATGCAAGCATGGAACTTGTAGCCCCAGTTCCTCGGCTTAATTTATATGACAATCAGTGGCCCGTTTGGACCTATCAAGAGCAACTGCCTCCGGTAAAATTGACGCATGATTCTGAAGGGCAGCATGCATCAGCTAGAGATTCTCTCATTTCAGCGGGCAGTGTTTTTGTTGGTAGCCGAATATCGCGCTCGCTGTGCTGCTACAACGTCCGAATCGATGCTGGCTCAGAAGTACATCAGTCTATTTTATTGCCCAATGTTCACGTTGGGAAAAATTGTGTAATTCATCATGCAATTATCGATGAAGGCTGTGAAATTCCAGATGGGATTGTCATTGGCGAAGATGCAGAAGACGACTCAAACCGATTTTCAATTACTGAAAATGGCGTGGTGCTGGTGACTCGAGAAACACTCGAAAACTTGTAG
- the pyrE gene encoding orotate phosphoribosyltransferase gives MKPYQQAFIEFALEKEVLKFGEFTLKSGRKSPYFFNAGLFNKGRDLAKLGRFYAAALMEDGTDFDVLFGPAYKGIPIATTTAVALADHHNMDVPYCFNRKEAKTHGEGGSLVGSDLAGKIMLVDDVITAGTAIRESMAIIEACKAELAGVLIALDRQERGTGELSAIQEVERDYQCRVTSIVSLSDLVSYLEGQDDMTDALESVRAYRKEYGI, from the coding sequence ATGAAGCCGTATCAACAAGCTTTTATTGAATTTGCACTTGAAAAAGAAGTGCTTAAATTTGGCGAGTTTACGCTTAAATCGGGCCGTAAGAGCCCCTATTTCTTTAATGCTGGGTTGTTTAATAAGGGACGTGATCTGGCGAAATTGGGTCGCTTCTATGCCGCTGCATTAATGGAAGACGGGACTGACTTTGATGTTCTGTTTGGCCCGGCTTACAAAGGCATTCCTATTGCGACCACCACGGCCGTTGCTTTGGCCGACCATCACAACATGGATGTGCCTTATTGCTTTAATCGCAAAGAAGCGAAAACGCATGGCGAAGGCGGCAGCTTGGTCGGCTCTGACTTGGCTGGCAAAATTATGCTGGTGGACGATGTAATCACTGCCGGTACTGCGATTCGCGAGTCGATGGCTATTATTGAAGCGTGCAAAGCCGAATTGGCTGGCGTGTTGATTGCTTTAGATCGTCAAGAGCGCGGAACGGGTGAGTTATCGGCCATTCAAGAAGTGGAGCGTGACTATCAATGTCGTGTCACTTCGATTGTGAGTTTGTCGGACTTGGTGAGTTACCTGGAAGGCCAAGACGATATGACTGATGCGCTTGAAAGCGTTCGCGCTTATCGCAAAGAATATGGCATCTAG